The genome window ACGGTGCCACGGCTGATGGCGGGGCTGGCGGCATGAATACCACGCCCGCGTCTTCGCCGTCTTCGTCGGGCAGCGCTTCGGGTGGTTCGTCGGGCGGTCTGGATAGTAAGGATTTGCCCTAACGCAGAAATTTGTTGAAACATAGATCAGTATGGATGGCCTGGTTTTGGCGCAATTGCCTGTAAACCGGGCCATCCTGATATTGGCGGTCAGGCTGCAATCTGACGCAATGACTGAATAGAGCAGTTCAGTATCGAAACTGCCCTGAACGTAAGGAAAATCAATGAACAAAAACGATACCGTACTCATACGGCCCGCCAATACGGCGGACGTGGAAGCCATTTTTCACATCCGCACCAGCGTGAAGGAAAACCATCTCTCGCGGGAGCAGATGGCAGATATGGGTATTACGCCTGAAATCATTAAAGAAACCATTGCTGCCGGGCAGTGCGCGTGGCTGGCTGAAGTGGATGGCCGCCCCGTGGCATTTGCAATGATTGATGTGGAGGAGGGCTGTGTTTTTGCGGCCTTTGTGCTGCCAGAATTTGAAGGGCGCGGCCTTGGAAGCAAGCTTATGGCTGAGGCCGAAGCTGGCCTTTTTTCCGCACATGAATCCATCTGGCTGGAAACTGACGGTAAAAGCCGGGCCTATAGATTTTATACGCGCCTGGGCTGGAATCCTGTAAGCACCTATGAAAACGGTGACGTACGCCTTGAAAAGAAGCACCCTCAGGCAGGAAAATAAACTGTCTGCGCTGCCTGAGGCATGAGCGGCGGGGCAGACCAGAGCACCTTACATGGCAAATGCTCACAAGAGCCTGTTCCCCACCTGTTGCCGATACATGGCACAGGTGGGTTTTTATTCGCTGATAAACTGGCACCCTAGGCATAACAGCCGAATAAGACGGGACGCTTTCGGCTTGTCAGATTCCGAAGCACTGCCTGCCGGGCCGTCTTTGCTCAGGCCTTGTCAGGGCGCAGAGCCTGACCCATGCGGCGCAGCCCTTCATGAGGTTCGGCGTCCAGTTCCATCCAGTTTTGCTCTTTGTGGCGCAAAAGGGCAGCAACAGCTTCAAGCGCGTCTTCGGCGCTGTCCACCCAATGACTGACGGCCCCGTGCAGCATGAGGCCCGGTCCTTCCAAAGGGCCGCGAATGCCCATTACCGGAACTCCGGCTCCTGCTGCCAGACCGACCTCAACCCCGGCGTCTTGTCCAGATGCGCCATAGTAAATGACCAGATCAGCCTGAATGCAGGCATCGCGGCAAAAACTGTAAACCTGCCCGCCGTTTCTGTCCGTATCCATCCAGATACGGCGTTCGCCGGGTGTGAGCCCCGGCGGCGGCACGGCTTTTTCCGTCCAGTCAAGAATGCAGCAACCCATGCCGCGCAATTCGCGCCCGAGAAGCCGCACGCCGTGTTTGTGTTTGAATGAACCAGCCACATAGATGGTCAATGCCGCCATGAAAAAATCCTTTAGCTACATACAATCCGTCAAAACGTGGAGCCTTCTAGTACTCAATGCCCGGCGCAGCCTTGATGCCAGCCCGCCACGGA of Desulfovibrio intestinalis contains these proteins:
- a CDS encoding translation initiation factor 2; its protein translation is MAALTIYVAGSFKHKHGVRLLGRELRGMGCCILDWTEKAVPPPGLTPGERRIWMDTDRNGGQVYSFCRDACIQADLVIYYGASGQDAGVEVGLAAGAGVPVMGIRGPLEGPGLMLHGAVSHWVDSAEDALEAVAALLRHKEQNWMELDAEPHEGLRRMGQALRPDKA
- a CDS encoding GNAT family N-acetyltransferase, which encodes MNKNDTVLIRPANTADVEAIFHIRTSVKENHLSREQMADMGITPEIIKETIAAGQCAWLAEVDGRPVAFAMIDVEEGCVFAAFVLPEFEGRGLGSKLMAEAEAGLFSAHESIWLETDGKSRAYRFYTRLGWNPVSTYENGDVRLEKKHPQAGK